GCGGGAGTGGCCGCGCCGGCATCAGGGTTGTAATGAGCGGCAGCCGCATGTGAAAGCGGCGGCTCGACATAGAAGGCTGCCGGGGCGTTGTCCGGCAGCGGCGAAGGGAGCGGAGCGCATGCGAGTGCTGCGTGCGGAGCAGTTTGGGTTGACGCGCGAGGTGGACTATGGGACACCGGAGCAGAATGAAGCGGTCCGGGAGATCGTCGAGGCGGTCCGGACCGAAGGGGATGCGGCCGTGCTGCGCTATACGGAGCGGCACGACCGGGTGAAGCTGGACGCCGCGGCGCTGCGCGTGGCGGAAAGCGAGATTGCGGCGGCCTACGACAAGGTGGACGCCGAATTCCTCGCCGCCATCCGCGCGGCGGCGGCGAATATCCGTACCTTCCACGAACGGCAGTCGCGCCAGTCGTGGGTGGACGTGCAGCCGGACGGCACCATGCTCGGCCAGATTTTACGGCCGCTGCGGCGCGTCGGCGTCTATGTGCCGGGCGGGAAGGCGGCTTACCCGTCTTCGGTGCTGATGAACGTCATTCCGGCGCAGGTGGCCGGCGTGCCGGAAATCGTCATGGTGACGCCGCCGGCGACGGGCGGCACGGAAGGCATCGACCCGTACATTCTCGTCGCCGCCGCCGAAGCGGGCGTGAAGGAGATGTACCGGGTCGGCGGGGCGCAGGCCGTCGCTGCGCTGGCCTACGGCACGGCGACAATCCCGCCGGTCGATAAAATTTGCGGCCCGGGCAATATTTACGTCGCGCTCGCCAAGCGCGCCGTGTTCGGCGCCGTGAGCATCGACAGCATTGCCGGCCCGAGCGAGATCGTCGTGCTGGCCGACGAAACGGCCGATCCGGCCTACGTGGCGGCCGACCTGCTGTCACAGGCGGAGCACGATGAAATGGCGTCGGCCATTCTCGTGACGACGTCACAGGCGCTCGGCGAAGCGGTCGACGCGGAAGTGGAGCGGCAGCTCGCCGCGCTGCCGAGGGCGGCTATCGCCCGCGCGTCGATTGACTCGAACGGCGCGGTACTGCTGGCCGAATCGCTGGACGAGGCGATCGCGGCCGTGAATCGGATCGCCCCGGAGCATCTCGAGGTGATGACCGCCGATCCGATGATCGTGCTCGGCCGGATCGAGAATGCCGGCGCGATTTTCATCGGGCCGTACAGCTCGGAGCCGGTGGGCGATTATTTCGCCGGCCCGAACCACATTTTGCCGACGAACGGCACGGCCCGCTTCTCGTCGCCGGTGAACGTCGACGACTTCCTGAAGAAGTCCAGCCTGATTCATTACAGCAAAGACGCGCTGCTGGCAAACGGCCGGCAAATTATGACGCTCGCCCGGCACGAGGGGCTGGAGGCGCATGCGCGGGCCATCGAAATCCGGCTGGAGCGGGAAGGCAAATAAAAAGCGGCCGGGAGCGCCGCAGCTGTACGAAGCGCGCGGTTCATACCGCCGGCTGCCGCTTGGGCGGATGTGATCCGGGCTGCAAACGCCGTTTGAACGGCAGCTGCGAGGAACGTGCGGCCGCCGCTCCGTGCTCATTGCTCCCGGGGCGGGTATGCCGGGACAATCCGATAACGACTTCATTAGGAAAGAAGGGCGATTCATGGCGGACACCGTCATCCGCGCCGCCGAAGTGGCGCGCAAAACGAACGAAACGGATATCAAGCTGAGCTTTGCCGTCGACGGCACGGGCAGCGCCGAGCTCGAGACGGACGTGCCTTTTCTGAACCATATGCTCGACCTGTTCACGAAGCACGGCCATTTCGACCTGAAGGTCAAGGCGGTCGGCGACGTCGATATCGACGACCACCACACGGTGGAGGACATCGGCATCTGCCTCGGGCAGGCGCTGCGCGAAGCGTTGGGCGACAAACGGGGGATCAGACGTTATGCGTCGGTGTTCGTGCCCATGGACGATGCGCTCGCCCAAGTCGTCATCGACCTGAGCAACCGGCCGCATTTCGAATACCGGGCGCAGTACCCGTCTTCGCAGGTCGGAAGCTTCACCACGGAGCTGGTGCACGAATTTTTGTGGAAGCTGGCCATCGAAGCGCGGATGAACCTGCACGTCATCGTCCATTACGGACTTAATACGCATCATATGATCGAAGCGGTGTTTAAGGCGCTCGGACGGGCGCTGGACGAAGCGACAAGCATCGACCCGCGCGTGCAAGGAGTGCCTTCGACGAAGGGAGTGCTGTAGATGATCGCGATCATCGATTACGGCATGGGCAATTTGCACAGCGTCGGCAAAGCGGTCGGCCGTCTCGGTTACGACGCGGTCGTGACGGCGGACGCCGGGGAGATTATGAAGGCGGACGGCGCGATTTTGCCCGGTGTCGGCGCTTTTGGCGATGCGATGCAAAATCTGCGGAATACCGGGCTGGACCAAACGGCCCGCGATTACGCGGCTTCCGGCAGGCCGCTGCTCGGCATTTGCCTCGGCATGCAGCTGCTGTTCGCCGAAAGCGAGGAGTACGGGCGGCATGAAGGGCTGTCGCTGCTGCCGGGCAGGGTGGTTCGCTTCCGCGGCGGCTACAAGGTGCCGCACATGGGCTGGAACCGGCTCGAGTTCCGGCGGCCGGACCCGATTTTCGAAGGCCTCGCGGAAGGGCACGTTTACTTCGTGCACTCGTTCCATGCGAAGCCGGAGCACGAAACGGACCTGCTCGCCACGACCGACTATTACCAGCAGGTGACGGCGATCGTAGGGCGGGACAACGTGTACGGCATGCAGTTTCATCCGGAAAAAAGCGGCGAGCTCGGCATGTCGCTGCTCGGCAATTTCCTGGCGCTCACGGCCTCCCGGGCCAAGGTGCGCTAATCCTTTGCGGTCCGGCCGGGATTCGGCGCGTACCGGTGCATCCGCCGGGATTCTGCACGAACCAGAGCCAGAGCCTCCGCCCGGGATTCTGCGCGTACAGGTACATCCACCCGGGGCTTTCCGGGGGATCCCGCCGCTGCTGCAGTCAAAATCGGCTGGCCGCGCGGCGGAGCGCGGCGCAAAACCCTGCGCCAAAACGGCCCCAAGGCGGCGCGTCGCTGCCCGGTCCTTGCAGGCGGCGACGTATTTAGATCACGGATAGTTTCTATTACTTAGAGGAGGCGGCATCCCACTATGCTGGCCAAACGGATCATCCCCTGTCTCGACGTCAAGGAAGGCCGGGTCGTCAAAGGCGTCAATTTCGTCAATCTGCGCGATGCAGGCGATCCGGTAGAGCTCGCGGCCACTTATGACCGGGAAGGCGCGGACGAGCTGGTGTTTCTCGATATTTCGGCCTCGGTTGAAGGGCGCGCCACGATGGTCGAGGTCGTCAAGCGGACGGCCGGCGAAATCACGATTCCCTTCACGGTCGGCGGCGGCATCTCGCAGGTTGACGACATGAAAAGGCTGCTGCGCGCAGGCGCCGACAAAATCGGCATCAATACGGCTGCGGTCGTCAATCCGCCGCTCATCTCGGAGGGCGCCCGCAAATTCGGCTCCCAATGCGTCGTCGTTGCCATTGACGCCAGGTACAACGAAGGCTGGGGCGAATGGGAAGTGTATACCCACGGCGGGCGCAAGCCGACCGGCATTAGAGCGCTGGAATGGGCGAAGGAAGCGGAGCGGCTCGGCGCCGGCGAAATTTTGCTGACAAGCATGGACGCGGACGGCACGAAGGACGGCTTCGATCTGAAGCTGACGCGGGCCGTTTCGGACGCGCTCGGCATTCCGGTCATCGCCTCCGGCGGGGCCGGGAAGGTCGGCGATTTTTACGATGTGTTCGAGCAGGGCCGTGCGGACGCGGGGCTTGCGGCCACCATTTTTCACTATAAAGAGATGACGATCCGCGAAGTGAAGGACGATTTGCGGCAGAAAGGAGTCGAGGTTCGATGAGCGGCAACGCATTGGAAACGGCCTTCGAGTCGATCAAATGGAATGAGGCGGGCCTGGTCCCCGCCATCGTGCAGGACGCAGTCAGCAAAGAAGTGCTCATGCTGGCCTACATGAACCGCCAGTCGCTGGCGAAGTCGGTTGAGTCGGGCGAAACATGGTTCTGGAGCCGTTCGCGCGGCGAGCTGTGGCATAAAGGAGCGACGAGCGGCCATATCCAGCGTATCGTCTCGATGCAGTACGATTGCGACGGAGATACGCTGCTGGTGCGCGTGGAGCAGCAGGGGCCGGCCTGCCATACGGGAGCTTATTCCTGCTTCCATCACACGATTGCAGGCGACGCGGAAAGCGCCGCCGGGTCCGACCGGTTCGCCATGCTGAGCCGGCTGGAGACGATCATTTCGCAGCGGTATGCGGAGCGGCCGGAAGGCGCGTATACGACCTATCTGTTCGAGAAAGGCGTCGACAAAATTTTGAAAAAGGTCGGCGAGGAAACGGCGGAGGTCATCATTGCGGCCAAAAACAAGGACAACGACGAGCTCCGCTGCGAGACGAGCGACCTGATTTTCCACCTGATGGTGCTGCTTCGCGATCGCGGGCTGTCGCTGGACGAAGTGATGGCCGAGCTCGGCAAACGCCACGCTCAAAAGTCGCAGGCGTCCTCCTAACCGGGGGGCGGCAACTGGAAATTGCCCGGGCGTTCGGGGCCGGATGGCCGTTCCCTAAGGGAGCGCCCAAGGTCCCTTAAAGGCTAAGCTGAATAACCGGGCCGCCTATGCGGCGGCTTTCGCGCTGTACAAGACCGGGAGCGTCAGGATAATGCCGCTTTCGCCCGCCGGACGGCCTGCAGGCGCCGCAGGCGGACAACAGACGGTTTTTGAAATATCGCCCTTTCGATGTATAATGAAAGTTGTCAAAACAAGCAAATCTAGTGGTCTAATCGCTCAGGAGGGTATCATGTTTAGCGACAAGCTGCGTATTTTCTCGGGTTCCTCGAATCCGAAGCTGGCTGAGCGCATCTGCGCCGAACTCGGACTGCCGCTCGGCCGAATCAAAGTGTCCCGTTTCAAAAGCGGCGAAATTTACGTGCATTACGAGGAAACGATCCGCAATTGCGACGTGTTTCTCGTACAATCGTTTTCGCACCCGATCAACGACCATTTTGTCGAGCTGCTCGTCATGATCGACGCCGCTAAACGCGCCTCGGCCCGAACGATCAACATCATCGTCCCTTACTACGGTTATGCGCGGCAGGAACGCAAAGCGGCGCCCCGCGAACCGATTTCGGCGAAAATGGTGGCGGACGTCCTGACGACGGTCGGCGCGACGCGCGTGATTACGATCGATCTGCATGCGCCTGCGATTCAAGGCTTCTTCAACATTCCGGTGGACCACCTGACCGGTCTCGATTTGATCGAGGACTACTTGAAGACCAAGAAGATTACGAATCCGGTCGTCGTATCGCCGGACGCCGGACGCGCTTCGACCGCCGAGAAGCTGGCCAACTACCTGGATGCCCCGTTCGCGATCATGATCAAGAAACGGCCGGCGCATAACGAGTCGGTCATCACGCACGTGATCGGGGAAGTGGAAGGCGCGACGCCGATCATCATCGAGGACCTCATCGATACGGGCACGACGATTGTCAATGTCGTGGAAAGCCTGAAAGAACGCGGCTCCGAGGATGTCTATGTATGTGCCACGCATCCGCTGTTTTCCGGACCCGCTTTGCAGCGATTGGACCACCCCAATATAAAAGAAGTTGTCGTCACCGACTCGATCTCGCTCCCGGACAACCGGTCCGAGCGGTTCAAGGTGCTGTCGGTCGCACCGATTTTGGCGGAGACGATCCGCATCATTATCGAAGGCGGTTCCATCAGCACGCTGTTCAAAAACGCAGGCGTTTAGCTTGCGCTTCATGCCCCGCGCCTGCCCCTCCGCCGGAGGGGCGTTCCCGCTGCGCGCAGCCGGAATAACTCACTCGGCCTTCGGCGGGTGAACGGCGGCAGTAACGGATCGGATGCGCCTGCACGTAGAAGAGCGCCGCTCGGCCTATGAGGCCGGCGGCCGTTGGCGTGGGGTCAGCGCCGCCGCTCATGCAAATGGCCCGCGTTCGGCTCATAATCCTGCGTGTATGGATAGGCCGCGCTGTGGTATAATCGTAGCGACTTTGATGAACCGGGGAGGTGCCTTGCGGATGAAAGAGAAGAAACGTGCGGCCGCCGGCCGTAAAACGAACGTCATTCCGGTTCAATGGGATGCCACGTTCTTTTTCGAGCGAGCCGTTCAGTCGCTGGATCGTTATCATTACGACAAGGCACTGAAATATTTCCGGCGGGCCGTGGAATACGAGCCTGACAATCCCGTCAACCACTGCAATATGGCCGGCATCCTGTCGGAAATGGGGGATTACGGGGAATCGAACCGCATCCTTCGCATGATCGTCGAAGAGCTGGACCCGACGATGACAGAATGCCATTTTTATATGGCGAACAATTACGCCAACCTGGAGCAGTACGAGGCTGCGGAAGAAGCGCTGATCCGGTATTTGGAAGAGGACGAGGAAGGGCAGTTTTTGGACGAGGCCGAAGAAATGATGGAGCTGCTTCATTTCGAGCTGGAGCGCCCGCCCCGCCTCGGTTTCATTAAAGCGCGGGAAGGCTTTTACGAGCACGACCGCGCGCGTTCGATGCTCGAGGAAGGGAAATTTGTCGAGGCCGTCCGCCTGCTGGAGAGCATCGTCGAGAAGAACGGAGACTTCCTCGCGGCGCGCAACAACCTGGCGCTGGCCTATTATTATATGGGCAGATTTGAGCAAGCGATGGCCACGATCAAGGAAGTGCTCGGGATGGAACCGGGCAATTTGCATGCCATGTGCAACCTCGCGATTTTTCACCAGCATGCCGGCGACCGGGAAGAGCTGGATCCGCTCGTCGCGCTTCTCCGCAAGACGGTTCCTTTCCACCAGGAGCATGTATTCAAGCTCGCCACGACGATGGGCATTCTCGGCGAACACGGCGATGCGTACCGCCATTTCGTCCGTCTGCTGAAGGACGGCTCGCTGAGGTACGACCCCTGCCTGTATCATTATACGGCGGTCGCCGCCTGCAACATCGGCAGGCTCGACGAAGCGCAGCGGATGTGGCAGCAGGCGGCGAAGCTCGATCCCGACTCGAATGTGCCCGGCTATTACCTGGAGCAGCTGACACGCTTCCGCAGCGGCGATGACCCGGTGCCGACGAGCTACCATTACCATCTGCCGTTCGAGGAGCAGTTCAAGCTGTGGGAAAAAACGAGCGACACGATGCCCGATCATTTGAAGCGGGACCCGCTGGTCCGCTCCTCTTTCTTCTGGGCGCTGCGGCACGGCGACCGCCAGACCAAGCTTCAGGTCATCCAGGCGCTCGGCATGATCGCCGACGGCGAGGTGAAGGACGCGCTGAAGGCCTTTATTTTGGAGCCTCAAGAGGAAGACTATTTGAAGCGGATGGCGATTTTCGTTCTGCGTTCGATCGGCGTGCACGAGTCGCTGCCCGCCATGCTCGAAGGACGGGAGACCGTAATTGAGCACAGCCGGATGCCATCGCGTCTTCCCGTATGGGACGACAAGTGGCAGGCGGTGCTGGAAGCGGCGCTGCTGCGAATGAACAAGCATTACGATCTCGTGCAGCAGCATGACCTGCTGACGCTCTGGATCGAGTTTCTGTCCCGCGTCTATCCCGATGTGCCGAGGCTCGGCAAGGTCGAGGGCTGGGCGGCTGCGCTCGAATACTTAACGGCGAAAATGCACCGCAGGGCGATCTCGTATCACGAGGTATCCGTACGATACGGGACGTCGATCGCTACGGTGAGCAAATGCGCCAAGCGCATTGACGAGATATGCGGCATTAAAGAGAAAATGAAGCTTATTTTTCCCGCGCTTGCGGACCGGCACCGCGATTAGAGAGGGCCGTTTCCCGGAGCGCCGCAATTTGCAAAGGAGGCTGAATTCCCAATGTACAAATCGATTATAATCGGAACGGGCCCTGCCGGGCTCACGGCGGCCATTTATCTGGCGCGCGCCAATATGAATCCGCTGGTGATCGAAGGTCCCGAGCCGGGCGGACAGCTGACGACGACGACCGATGTCGAGAACTTCCCGGGCTTCCCGGAAGGCATCATGGGTCCGGATCTGATGGCCAACATGCGCAAGCAAGCCGAGCGGTTCGGCGCGGAATTCCGCACCGGCTGGGTCAACTCGGTCGATACCTCGAAGCGTCCGTTTACGCTGCAGGTGGAAGGCCAGGGCGAGCTTCAGGCCGAATCGCTTATTATTTCTACCGGCGCATCGGCGAAATACCTCGGCATTCCGAACGAGCGGGAAAATGTCGGCCGGGGCGTCAGCACCTGCGCAACGTGCGACGGCTTCTTTTTCCGCGGTAAAAAAATTATCGTGGTCGGCGGGGGCGACTCGGCGATGGAAGAAGCGAGCTTCCTGACGAAGTTCGCGACCGAGGTCGTCGTCGTGCACCGGCGCGAAGAGATGCGCGCCTCGAAAATCATGCAGGACCGCGCGCGGGAGAACGAAAAAATCAGCTGGGCGCTTAACCGTACGCCGCTCGAGGTCATTGCGGGCGAGCAGGGCGTGACGGGCCTGAAGGTGAAAAACAACGAGACCGGCGAAGATGAGGTTATTGAAACGAACGGGATTTTCGTCGCGATCGGCCATACGCCGAATACCAAATTTCTCGGCGGACAGCTTGAGACGGACGAGACCGGTTATCTGATCGTCAAGCCGGGCACGGCGGAGACGAATATTCCCGGCATTTTCGCCTGCGGCGACGTGCAGGATCACAAGTACCGCCAGGCGATCACGGCGGCCGGGAGCGGCTGCATGGCGGCGCTCGATTGCGAGAAGTTCATCGAAGGGAATCCGGTCCACGATTGGAGCCAAGCGCTCTAAGCCGGGCGGAAAACCGATAGCATTCCTGTGACGCTGTTCCCCTGCGGACAGCGTCGCTTCGCGTCAGGCGGCCGGGCAGCTGCACTGCGCGGACCGCCCGGATGTGCGATCCGGCTGCTCCGGACGGCGGCGCTTGTGCCGCCCGATCCGCGCCGCTGCGGCTTTCGGCCGCGCTTGACCAGTCTTATAGCGTTCGTTATAGTGGGAACAGAAGAAACCCTAACCTAACCTTAATGATCGAGGTGGCCTAATTCATGTCTGATAAAATCGTTGTTGGCGTCGATATCGGCGGAACGACCATTAAAGTCGGCCTTTGCAGCGCCGAAGGCGAGCTCCTGAGAACGTACGAAGGACCGACCGAGGTCGATAAGGGCTCGGTTCAGGTGTGCCAAAATATTGCGGATTACGCCCGCCTCATCGTGGAGGAGTCCGATTTCGAATGGGAGCAGGTGGAAGGGGTCGGCGTCGGCATCGCCGGCTTCCTGGATATCCCGAACGGCATCGTCAAGTTCTCGCCGAACCTGCATTTCAAAGACGTGCACCTGAAGGATTTCCTGGAGGAGAAGCTGCAGAAAAAAGTATTGGTCAACAACGACGCCAACGTGGCCGCGCTGGGCGAAGCGTGGGCGGGCGCCGGCCGCGGGGTGATGCACTGCGTCTGCTATACGCTCGGCACGGGCGTCGGCGGCGGCATCATCATCGGCGGCAAAATCGTGGAGGGCTATGCCGGGATGGCGGGCGAGCTCGGGCATATGTCGGTCGTGCCGGACCTGGAAGCGATCCAATGCGGCTGCGGCAAAATGGGCTGCCTTGAGTCCGTTTCCTCGGCGACGGGCATCATTCGCATGGCGAAAGACGCCGTGGAACGCGGCGACCGGACGTCGCTCTCGTTCGTCGAGCAGATTATGGCCAAGGACGTGTTCGACGCGGCGAAAGCCGGCGATGAAGTGGCGGCGCGCATTGTGACCCGCGCGGCATTCTATCTCGGCAAGTCGATGGCAACCGTCGCAGTCGTGCTGAACCCGCAGCGGTTCATCATCGGAGGCGGCGTGTCCCGAGCCGGCGAATTCCTGTTCGAGCAGATCCGCGAGGTGTTCCACAAGTTCACGCCGGAAAACACGCAGGAAGGCGTTGAGATCGTTCCGGCGATTCTCGGCAACAATGCCGGCGTCGTCGGTGCAGCCGGCCTGATCATTCGGGCCTGAACCGCCCGCGGGCTCTGCCGCGCAGGGCAAGGCAGGCGCACAAGGGAATGGAAGCGGCTTAAGCGACCGTCATCATGCGGCAACGATCGCTCGCCGGAAGCGGGATTTCCCGCCGCGGCCGTTTGACAGGGGAGGGGAAACAGGATGGATACAGGTATGGCGGTGGCAAAGCTGGTCATCATAACTGGTATGTCGGGTGCGGGAAAAACGATCGCCGTGCAGAGCCTCGAGGACCTGGGGTATTTCTGTGTCGATAATTTGCCCCCGGTGCTGATTCCGAAATTTGCCGAGCTGATCGAGCAGTCGAACGGTAAAATCGGCAAGGTGGCGCTGGTGATCGATCTGCGGGGGCGCGAGTTTTTCACCGCGCTGTCGGAATCGCTCAGCTATGTGAAGGGGCATTTCACGATCGGCTACGAAATCCTGTTTCTCGACGCCACCGACAGTGTGCTCGTGCAGCGCTACAAGGAAAGCCGCCGCCGTCATCCGCTTGCGCCCGAAGGGCTTCCGCTCGAAGGCATCCGGATGGAGCGGCGCATGCTGGAGGATTTGAAGGGCTGGGCGACGCAGGTGATCGATACGAGCAGCTTGAAGCCGGCACAGCTGAAGGAGCGGATTATCGGCCGCTTCGCTCATACCGACCTGAGCACCATCTCGGTCAACATCATCTCCTTCGGCTTCAAGTACGGCATTCCGATCGATGCGGATCTCATCTATGATGTCCGGTTTCTGCCGAATCCCCATTACGTCGAACAGCTGCGTCCGCATACCGGCCAGAACCCGGACGTATACGAATACGTCATGAAATGGCCGGAAACGCAAGCCTTTCTCGCAAAGCTGGTCGATATGCTGCAGTTTCTCATTCCGCTATACCGTAAAGAAGGCAAGAGCCAGGTTGTGATCGGCATCGGCTGCACGGGCGGCAAGCACCGGTCGGTGGCGATCGCCGAATATTTGGGACGCACGCTCGGCAGCAGCGATACGGAGCTCGTCCGCGTGAGCCATCGCGATGCCGATCGCGATCGCCATTAGAGGTGAACGATGGCCGCTAAACGAAAGAAAGAAAGACTTCCCCGGATCGTCGTGATCGGCGGCGGCACGGGACTGTCCGTCATGCTGCGCGGGCTGAAGGAGAAGCCGCTCGACATTACCGCCATCGTGACGGTGGCGGACGACGGCGGCAGCTCCGGCATTTTGCGCAGCGAGCTGCAGATGCCCCCGCCGGGCGATATCCGAAACGTGCTGATCGCCCTCGCCGACGTGGAGCCGCTGCTTGCCAACGTGCTGCAGTACCGGTTCAACAACGGCACGGGACTTGCCGGCCACAGCCTCGGAAACCTGATGCTGGCGGCCATGACCGACATCGCCGGCGATTTTGTCACCGGAATCCGCCAGCTGAGCCGCGTGCTTGCCGTGCGCGGGCGCGTGCTGCCCGCGGCCGGTCAGGCGATCATCCTGCATGCCGAGATGGCCGACGGGACGATTGTGACCGGCGAATCGAACATTCCGAAGGCCGGCCAGGCGATCAAGCGGGTCTTCATCGAGCCGGAGAACGTCGAGCCGCTGGAGGAGGCGGTGGAGGCGATCCGGGAGGCCGACGCGATTCTGATCGGACCCGGAAGCCTGTATACGAGCATAATCCCCAACCTGCTCGTACCGAAGCTGGCGCAAAGCATCGTCGAATCGGATGCGGTGAAGCTGTTCATCTGCAATGTGATGACGCAGCCCGGGGAGACGGACGATTATTCGGTCGGCGATCACCTGAAGGCGGTTCACGCGCATGTCGGGCATCATTTATTCGATTATATCATCGTCAATAACGGTGAAATTCCGCCGCAGGTGCAGCTGAAATACGCCGAGAAAGGCGCCAAAGCCGTCCATCTCGATCTTGAGGAGGTGGAAAGCAGGGGTTACAAGGTCATCGCCGACCGGCTCGTGCTGTTCCGCACCTATTTGCGCCATGACGCCGAAAGACTGAGCCACCATATTTACCAGCTGGTCGAAAAATGGATGGAACGAAAGAGGTGAGAGGGCGATGTCTTTTGCGGCCCAAACCAAAAAAGAGCTGACGCTCATCGAGGCCGACGCCTGCTGCGAGAAAGCCGAGCTGTCCGCGCTGATCCGCATGAACGGCTCCGTTCAGCTTTCAAGCCGCAAAGTCGTGCTGGACATCTCGACCGAGAACGCCGCGATCGCGCGCCGCATCTATTCGCTCCTGAAGAAGCTGTTTGCCGTGCACACCGAGCTGCTCGTCCGCAAAAAAATGCGGCTGAAGAAAAACAATGTGTATATCGTACGCATACCGTCCAAGGTTCAGGAAATACTGAGCGAGTTGCGTATCGTATCCGAAGGATTTGTTTTCAACAAAGGGAT
This genomic window from Paenibacillus humicola contains:
- a CDS encoding tetratricopeptide repeat protein is translated as MKEKKRAAAGRKTNVIPVQWDATFFFERAVQSLDRYHYDKALKYFRRAVEYEPDNPVNHCNMAGILSEMGDYGESNRILRMIVEELDPTMTECHFYMANNYANLEQYEAAEEALIRYLEEDEEGQFLDEAEEMMELLHFELERPPRLGFIKAREGFYEHDRARSMLEEGKFVEAVRLLESIVEKNGDFLAARNNLALAYYYMGRFEQAMATIKEVLGMEPGNLHAMCNLAIFHQHAGDREELDPLVALLRKTVPFHQEHVFKLATTMGILGEHGDAYRHFVRLLKDGSLRYDPCLYHYTAVAACNIGRLDEAQRMWQQAAKLDPDSNVPGYYLEQLTRFRSGDDPVPTSYHYHLPFEEQFKLWEKTSDTMPDHLKRDPLVRSSFFWALRHGDRQTKLQVIQALGMIADGEVKDALKAFILEPQEEDYLKRMAIFVLRSIGVHESLPAMLEGRETVIEHSRMPSRLPVWDDKWQAVLEAALLRMNKHYDLVQQHDLLTLWIEFLSRVYPDVPRLGKVEGWAAALEYLTAKMHRRAISYHEVSVRYGTSIATVSKCAKRIDEICGIKEKMKLIFPALADRHRD
- the hisIE gene encoding bifunctional phosphoribosyl-AMP cyclohydrolase/phosphoribosyl-ATP diphosphatase HisIE, encoding MSGNALETAFESIKWNEAGLVPAIVQDAVSKEVLMLAYMNRQSLAKSVESGETWFWSRSRGELWHKGATSGHIQRIVSMQYDCDGDTLLVRVEQQGPACHTGAYSCFHHTIAGDAESAAGSDRFAMLSRLETIISQRYAERPEGAYTTYLFEKGVDKILKKVGEETAEVIIAAKNKDNDELRCETSDLIFHLMVLLRDRGLSLDEVMAELGKRHAQKSQASS
- the hisD gene encoding histidinol dehydrogenase, with amino-acid sequence MRVLRAEQFGLTREVDYGTPEQNEAVREIVEAVRTEGDAAVLRYTERHDRVKLDAAALRVAESEIAAAYDKVDAEFLAAIRAAAANIRTFHERQSRQSWVDVQPDGTMLGQILRPLRRVGVYVPGGKAAYPSSVLMNVIPAQVAGVPEIVMVTPPATGGTEGIDPYILVAAAEAGVKEMYRVGGAQAVAALAYGTATIPPVDKICGPGNIYVALAKRAVFGAVSIDSIAGPSEIVVLADETADPAYVAADLLSQAEHDEMASAILVTTSQALGEAVDAEVERQLAALPRAAIARASIDSNGAVLLAESLDEAIAAVNRIAPEHLEVMTADPMIVLGRIENAGAIFIGPYSSEPVGDYFAGPNHILPTNGTARFSSPVNVDDFLKKSSLIHYSKDALLANGRQIMTLARHEGLEAHARAIEIRLEREGK
- the hisB gene encoding imidazoleglycerol-phosphate dehydratase HisB codes for the protein MADTVIRAAEVARKTNETDIKLSFAVDGTGSAELETDVPFLNHMLDLFTKHGHFDLKVKAVGDVDIDDHHTVEDIGICLGQALREALGDKRGIRRYASVFVPMDDALAQVVIDLSNRPHFEYRAQYPSSQVGSFTTELVHEFLWKLAIEARMNLHVIVHYGLNTHHMIEAVFKALGRALDEATSIDPRVQGVPSTKGVL
- a CDS encoding ribose-phosphate diphosphokinase, which gives rise to MFSDKLRIFSGSSNPKLAERICAELGLPLGRIKVSRFKSGEIYVHYEETIRNCDVFLVQSFSHPINDHFVELLVMIDAAKRASARTINIIVPYYGYARQERKAAPREPISAKMVADVLTTVGATRVITIDLHAPAIQGFFNIPVDHLTGLDLIEDYLKTKKITNPVVVSPDAGRASTAEKLANYLDAPFAIMIKKRPAHNESVITHVIGEVEGATPIIIEDLIDTGTTIVNVVESLKERGSEDVYVCATHPLFSGPALQRLDHPNIKEVVVTDSISLPDNRSERFKVLSVAPILAETIRIIIEGGSISTLFKNAGV
- the hisH gene encoding imidazole glycerol phosphate synthase subunit HisH, which codes for MIAIIDYGMGNLHSVGKAVGRLGYDAVVTADAGEIMKADGAILPGVGAFGDAMQNLRNTGLDQTARDYAASGRPLLGICLGMQLLFAESEEYGRHEGLSLLPGRVVRFRGGYKVPHMGWNRLEFRRPDPIFEGLAEGHVYFVHSFHAKPEHETDLLATTDYYQQVTAIVGRDNVYGMQFHPEKSGELGMSLLGNFLALTASRAKVR
- a CDS encoding ROK family glucokinase — encoded protein: MSDKIVVGVDIGGTTIKVGLCSAEGELLRTYEGPTEVDKGSVQVCQNIADYARLIVEESDFEWEQVEGVGVGIAGFLDIPNGIVKFSPNLHFKDVHLKDFLEEKLQKKVLVNNDANVAALGEAWAGAGRGVMHCVCYTLGTGVGGGIIIGGKIVEGYAGMAGELGHMSVVPDLEAIQCGCGKMGCLESVSSATGIIRMAKDAVERGDRTSLSFVEQIMAKDVFDAAKAGDEVAARIVTRAAFYLGKSMATVAVVLNPQRFIIGGGVSRAGEFLFEQIREVFHKFTPENTQEGVEIVPAILGNNAGVVGAAGLIIRA
- the trxB gene encoding thioredoxin-disulfide reductase, which codes for MYKSIIIGTGPAGLTAAIYLARANMNPLVIEGPEPGGQLTTTTDVENFPGFPEGIMGPDLMANMRKQAERFGAEFRTGWVNSVDTSKRPFTLQVEGQGELQAESLIISTGASAKYLGIPNERENVGRGVSTCATCDGFFFRGKKIIVVGGGDSAMEEASFLTKFATEVVVVHRREEMRASKIMQDRARENEKISWALNRTPLEVIAGEQGVTGLKVKNNETGEDEVIETNGIFVAIGHTPNTKFLGGQLETDETGYLIVKPGTAETNIPGIFACGDVQDHKYRQAITAAGSGCMAALDCEKFIEGNPVHDWSQAL
- the hisF gene encoding imidazole glycerol phosphate synthase subunit HisF, translated to MLAKRIIPCLDVKEGRVVKGVNFVNLRDAGDPVELAATYDREGADELVFLDISASVEGRATMVEVVKRTAGEITIPFTVGGGISQVDDMKRLLRAGADKIGINTAAVVNPPLISEGARKFGSQCVVVAIDARYNEGWGEWEVYTHGGRKPTGIRALEWAKEAERLGAGEILLTSMDADGTKDGFDLKLTRAVSDALGIPVIASGGAGKVGDFYDVFEQGRADAGLAATIFHYKEMTIREVKDDLRQKGVEVR